The Amycolatopsis sp. QT-25 genomic sequence CCCTGCTGGTCCGGTTTCGGCCGGTTGAGCCGGTCCACCTCGGTCTTGAGCGCCGCCGCGTGCGCGGCCCGCGCCGTCGCGACCGCTTCGCCTTCGGCACCTGGCAACGCCTTCGCGCCCGCCACGTCGGTCTCCGCGGCGCGCAGCAGCGGGCCCAGCGGATCGGGGGTCTCGTCGAAGCCGGGGGAGCAGGCGGACGCCAGCGGCACGGCCGCCACGGCCAGCGCTCCCAGCCGCAGGAAAGCGCGACGGCTCGGCGAGGTGGGCTCTGTCGATCTTCCGGTCACGCCGCCCCATCCTGCCAGTACCCCGTGCGGGGCCGCCGCTCGCGCGTCACGCGGGGGCGACCGGATAAGCTGGTCCACTACCGAACCCGGGATCCACGCCGCCGGGTCGCCCACCGCCGAACAGGAGCGCTCCACCGTGCCCAACGACCTCGCCAGCAGGCTGGAGCCCATCGTGGCCGAAGCCGTCAAGGCCGCGGGTTTCGACCTCGATTCCTTCGAGGTCCAGCAGGCAGGCCGCCGTCAGCTGGTCAAGGTCGTCGTCGACGGGGACGACGGCGTCGGGCTGGACGAGGTGGCGAGCGTCAGCCGGGCGGTTTCCGCCGCGCTCGACGAGAACGAGCACGTGATCGCGAGCGCGTACACGCTCGAAGTCACCTCGCCCGGCCTCGACCGGCCGCTGACCGTGCAGCGGCATTGGCGGCGCGCGAAGTTCCGCCTCGTCAAGATCACCCCGGCCGAAGGCGCCGCCTACCTCGGCCGGGTCGGGCACGCGGGGGAGAACTCCGCGCGCGTGCTCGTGGACGGCGAGATCCGGGACGTCTCCTACGCCTCGGTGGCCAAAGCGGTCATCGAGATCGAATTCAAGCAACCACCTGCCGAGGACCTGAAACTGTTGGAAACCGATGCGTCGGCCCTGAACGCCGCCACCACGGAGCCGAAGGAGGAGCCGAAGTGAACGTCGACATCGCAGCGCTGCGCGCGATCGAACGGGACAAGGACATCCCCTTCGAAACGGTGATCGAAGCGATCGAAACCGCCTTGCTCACCGCGTACAAGCACACCGAGGGCCACCAGTCGCACGCCAGGATCGACATCGACCGCAAGAGCGGGCTGGTCCGTGTCCTCGCGCACACCCTCACCCCGGACGGCCAGACCGACGAGGAATGGGACGACACCCCCGAAGGCTTCGGGCGGATCGCCGCGACCACCGCGCGGCAGGTCATCCTGCAGCGTCTCCGCGACGCCGAGCACGAGAAGACCTTCGGCGAGTTCTCCGCCAAGGAGAACGAGATCGTCGCCGGTGTGGTGCAGCGTGACGCCCGCGCCAACGCCCGCGGCATGGTCATCATCCAGGTGGGCGACATCGAGGGCGTGCTGCCCGCGATCGAGCAGGTGCCAGGCGAGACCTACGAGCACGGCGACCGGATCAAGGCCTACGTCGTCACCGTCTCGCGCGGCAACCGCGGCCCGCAGATCACGCTGTCGCGCTCGCACCCGAAACTGGTGCACAAGCTGTTCGCCCTCGAGGTCCCCGAGATCGCCGACGGCACGGTCGAGATCGCCGCCGTCGCGCGGGAACCCGGTCACCGCACCAAGATCGCGGTCCGATCGACGGTGCCCGGCGTCAACGCCAAGGGCGCCTGCATCGGCCCGGTCGGCGCGCGCGTGCGCAACGTGATGAGCGAACTGGCGGGTGAGAAGATCGACATCATCGACTTCTCCGAAGACCCGGCGAAGTTCGTCGGGAATGCGCTGTCGCCCGCGAAGGTTGTCTCCGTACGGGTCGTCGACGAGCGGGCCAAGACCGCTCGCGTCGTCGTCCCGGACTACCAGCTTTCGCTCGCGATCGGCAAGGAAGGGCAGAACGCGCGCCTCGCCGCCCGCCTCACCGGGTGGCGGATCGACATCCGCAGTGACGCCGCTCCCGACCAGGGTGACGAAGCACACGCCGGGCAGGCGCGGCCCGCCGCGGCAACCGGTTCGGCTGAGTGAAGGTCGAAGCGCTAGACTTACGAGTGGTTCAGAGCCCGCGGCCGGGAACCGACCTCCAGCACGACCGGGAAGCCCCGGTTCGCACCTGTGTGGGTTGCCGTAAGCGGGCCTTGATCGGTGAGTTGCTGCGAGTGGTCGCGGCGGACGGTCGGTTGATCGTCGACGAACGTCGGCGATTGCCGGGCCGGGGTGCCTGGTTGCACCCCGTGCCGGACTGTCTGGCCAAGGCCGAGCGGCGCAGGGCGTTCCCCCGGGCACTTCGTGTTCCAGGGTCGCTCGACGCCCAGGGTGTCCACGAACGCCTGGAGCGGCACACCGAAGGTTGAAAGGCGCCGGGACACCCCCGGTGCCGGATGGAATCAGGAAGCAGGTCGACCCGTCATGAGTCAGCCGTGAAGCTGAATCAATGAACGCGCGACAATAGGACGAGGTCTGCGGGTCTGCCGCCGGCCTCCCCAGATGAGGAGAGCTGTGCCAGGCAAGGCCCGAGTACATGAGCTCGCGAAAGAGCTCGGCATCACCAGCAAGGAAGTTCTCGCCAAGTTGAAGGAACAGGGCGAGTTCGTGAAGTCCGCGTCGTCCACCGTCGAGGCGCCGGTCGCCCGCCGTCTCCGTGACGCGTACCCGGCCAAGGACGGCAAGAAGAAGCCGGTTCCGACCCCCGGCCCGCGCCCTTCGCCCGCGCCTCCCGCGAAGCCCGCTGCCCCGGCTCCGGCCGCGAAGCAGGCCCAGCCCGCGCCCGCGGCGAAGACCGAGGCCCCGGCCGCCCCCGCGGCGTCCGCTCCGGCGGAGTCGACGGCGGCAGCGTCGTCGGCGTCGTCAGCGTCGGCAGTGTCGTCAGCGGCGGCGTCGGCCCCGGCCCAGCAGCCGTCCCGTCCCTCCACCCCGGGTGTCCGCCCGGGTCCGCGCCCCGGCCCCCGGCCGCCGGCGCCGAAGGAAGAGGTCGCTCCGGCGGCGAAGGCCGCTCCGGCCGAGCCGAAGCAGCCCGAGGCCAAGGAAACCCCGGCAGCACCGGCCACCCCGCCGGCGTCCCAGACGCCGTCGCAGGGTTCGGTCGTGCCGCCGAAGCCGCAGGGCCCCAAGCCCGGCGGCCCGAAGCCCGGCCCGCGCACCCCGCGTGTCGGGAACAACCCGTTCGGAGTGGGTTCCGGTTCTCCGGCCCCGCGTCCGTCCGGTCCCCGTCCCGGTGGCGGCCAGCAGGGCGGCGACAACCGTCCTCCGCGTCCCGGTGGCGGTCAGGGTGGCGACAACCGTCCGCCGCGTCCCGGTGGCGGCGCTCCCGGCGGTAACCGGCCGAACCCGGGCAACATGCCCCCGCGCCCGAACCCCGGCATGATGCCGGGCCGTCCGGCCCGTCCGGCCGGTGGTCCCGGTGGCGCCCGTGGCGGCCCCGGCGGCGGCGCCCGTGGTGGCCCCGGTGGCGGCGCCCGTGGTGGTCCCGGTGGCGGCGGCGGAGGTTTCCGCGGCGGTCCCGGTGGCGGTGGCGGCGGCGGAGGTTTCCGTCCCGGTGGCGGCGGCGGTGGCGGTTTCCGTCCCGGTGGCGGTGGCCCCGGTGGCGGTGGCGGTGCCCCGGCCGGTGGTGGCGGTTTCCGTGGCGGCGGCGGCCGTGGTGGCCCCGGTGGCCGCGGTGGTACCGCTGGTGCCTTCGGTCGTCCCGGTGGTCCCGCTCGCAAGGGCCGGAAGTCCAAGCGCCAGAAGCGCATGGAGTACATGGACAACATGCAGGCGCCCAGCGTCGGTGGCGTTCGCCTGCCCAAGGGCAGCGGCGAAACGATCCGCCTGCCGCGTGGCGCTTCGCTGACCGACTTCGCCGAGAAGATCGACGCCAACCCGGCTTCGCTGGTGCAGGTGCTCTTCCACCTCGGTGAGATGGTCACGGCGACGCAGTCCGTGTCGGACGACATCCTCGAGCTGCTCGGCGGCGAGATGAACTACGTCGTCCAGGTCGTCAGCCCCGAGGAAGAGGACCGGGAGCTGCTGGAGACCTTCGACATCACCTACGGCGAAGACGCGGGTGAGGAAGAGGATCTGCAGGTCCGGCCGCCGGTCGTGACGATCATGGGTCACGTCGACCACGGTAAGACCCGGCTGCTCGACACGATCCGCAAGACGAAGGTGCGCGAGGGCGAAGCCGGTGGCATCACCCAGCACATCGGCGCCTACCAGATCGAGACCGAGCTCGAGGGCACCCCGCGTCTCGTGACGTTCATCGACACCCCGGGTCACGAGGCGTTCACCGCCATGCGTGCTCGTGGTGCGAACGCCACGGACATCGCGGTCATCGTGGTCGCGGCCGACGACGGCGTCATGCCGCAGACGGTCGAGGCGATCAACCACGCGCAGGCCGCCAAGGCCCCGATCGTGGTCGCGATCAACAAGATCGACAAGGAGGGCGCGAACCCGGACAAGATCCGGCAGCAGCTCACCGAGTACAACCTCGTGGCCGAGGAGTACGGCGGCGACACGATGTTCGTCGAGATCTCGGCGCGGGAGAACATCAACATCGATGGTCTCCTCGAGGCGATCCTGCTGACCGCCGATGCCGCGCTCGACCTGCGGGCCAACCCGGACATGGAGGCCCAGGGCGTCGCGATCGAGGCACACCTGGACCGCGGTCGCGGTCCGGTCGCCACGGTGCTGGTCCAGCGCGGAACGCTGCGCGTCGGTGACTCCGTCGTCGCCGGTGACGCGTACGGCCGCGTGCGGAAGATGGTCGACGAGCACAACGTCAACGTCACCGAAGCGACCCCGTCGCGTCCGGTCCAGGTCATCGGATTCACCTCGGTGCCCGGCGCCGGCGACACGTTCCTCGTCGTCGACGAGGACAGGGTCGCCCGGCAGATCGCCGAGCGGCGTTCGGCCCGTACCCGCAACGCGCTCAACGCGTCGCGTCGTAAGCGGGTCAGCCTCGAAGACCTCGATGAGGCCTTGAAGGAGACGAGCACCCTCAACCTGATCATCAAGGGTGACAACTCCGGTACGGTCGAAGCCCTCGAAGCCTCGCTGATGCAGCTGGATGTCGGCGAAGAAGAGGTCGAGCTCAACGTGGTCCACCGCGGTGTCGGTGGCGTCACGGAGTCCGACATCGACCTGGCGACCGCGTCCAACGCGATCGTCCTGGGCTTCA encodes the following:
- the rimP gene encoding ribosome maturation factor RimP: MPNDLASRLEPIVAEAVKAAGFDLDSFEVQQAGRRQLVKVVVDGDDGVGLDEVASVSRAVSAALDENEHVIASAYTLEVTSPGLDRPLTVQRHWRRAKFRLVKITPAEGAAYLGRVGHAGENSARVLVDGEIRDVSYASVAKAVIEIEFKQPPAEDLKLLETDASALNAATTEPKEEPK
- the nusA gene encoding transcription termination factor NusA, which codes for MNVDIAALRAIERDKDIPFETVIEAIETALLTAYKHTEGHQSHARIDIDRKSGLVRVLAHTLTPDGQTDEEWDDTPEGFGRIAATTARQVILQRLRDAEHEKTFGEFSAKENEIVAGVVQRDARANARGMVIIQVGDIEGVLPAIEQVPGETYEHGDRIKAYVVTVSRGNRGPQITLSRSHPKLVHKLFALEVPEIADGTVEIAAVAREPGHRTKIAVRSTVPGVNAKGACIGPVGARVRNVMSELAGEKIDIIDFSEDPAKFVGNALSPAKVVSVRVVDERAKTARVVVPDYQLSLAIGKEGQNARLAARLTGWRIDIRSDAAPDQGDEAHAGQARPAAATGSAE
- a CDS encoding YlxR family protein, with the protein product MVQSPRPGTDLQHDREAPVRTCVGCRKRALIGELLRVVAADGRLIVDERRRLPGRGAWLHPVPDCLAKAERRRAFPRALRVPGSLDAQGVHERLERHTEG
- the infB gene encoding translation initiation factor IF-2, giving the protein MPGKARVHELAKELGITSKEVLAKLKEQGEFVKSASSTVEAPVARRLRDAYPAKDGKKKPVPTPGPRPSPAPPAKPAAPAPAAKQAQPAPAAKTEAPAAPAASAPAESTAAASSASSASAVSSAAASAPAQQPSRPSTPGVRPGPRPGPRPPAPKEEVAPAAKAAPAEPKQPEAKETPAAPATPPASQTPSQGSVVPPKPQGPKPGGPKPGPRTPRVGNNPFGVGSGSPAPRPSGPRPGGGQQGGDNRPPRPGGGQGGDNRPPRPGGGAPGGNRPNPGNMPPRPNPGMMPGRPARPAGGPGGARGGPGGGARGGPGGGARGGPGGGGGGFRGGPGGGGGGGGFRPGGGGGGGFRPGGGGPGGGGGAPAGGGGFRGGGGRGGPGGRGGTAGAFGRPGGPARKGRKSKRQKRMEYMDNMQAPSVGGVRLPKGSGETIRLPRGASLTDFAEKIDANPASLVQVLFHLGEMVTATQSVSDDILELLGGEMNYVVQVVSPEEEDRELLETFDITYGEDAGEEEDLQVRPPVVTIMGHVDHGKTRLLDTIRKTKVREGEAGGITQHIGAYQIETELEGTPRLVTFIDTPGHEAFTAMRARGANATDIAVIVVAADDGVMPQTVEAINHAQAAKAPIVVAINKIDKEGANPDKIRQQLTEYNLVAEEYGGDTMFVEISARENINIDGLLEAILLTADAALDLRANPDMEAQGVAIEAHLDRGRGPVATVLVQRGTLRVGDSVVAGDAYGRVRKMVDEHNVNVTEATPSRPVQVIGFTSVPGAGDTFLVVDEDRVARQIAERRSARTRNALNASRRKRVSLEDLDEALKETSTLNLIIKGDNSGTVEALEASLMQLDVGEEEVELNVVHRGVGGVTESDIDLATASNAIVLGFNVRAQGKATERATREGVDVRYYTVIYQAIDEIEAALKGMLKPIFEEVELGKAEIRGIFKSSKVGTIAGCMVISGEIRRNAKGRLLRDGNVIVENLPINSLKREKDDVTEVREGFECGLTLGNYSDLKLGDVIETYEQREKPRA